One window of Microtus pennsylvanicus isolate mMicPen1 chromosome X, mMicPen1.hap1, whole genome shotgun sequence genomic DNA carries:
- the LOC142841011 gene encoding X-linked lymphocyte-regulated protein 5C-like — MSSKEQKHTERSAKRPRVDQNLPPDDLQNPCGVTPANNPAADTSEMGSCSSGSNVQEAREPVQKRIRDFKGDITRSFLAKRKQFEKDIHASFRILNANLHSIFKVQQKSRQELHSMHYQMFESLHQGWLDDVESSREQEDYLALITWKQMKILQKAIGDHETMIGNAKDLRDTFLKKAKDLHEHGKTLIGGEESEVKKQISKTQDRVIMESQEQDVSGVETYLQSLVLDSCEETF; from the exons ATGTCAAGCAAGGAGcagaaacatacagagagaagTGCCAAGCGCCCTAGGGTTGATCAGAATCTCCCACCAGATGACTTGCAGAACCCATGTGGAGTCACCCCCG CAAACAATCCGGCGGCTGATACCAGTGAGATGGGCAGCTGTTCCTCAGGATCAAACGTGCAGGAGGCCAG GGAGCCTGTTCAGAAGAGGATACGGGATTTCAAAG GGGACATTACCCGGTCCTTCCTGGCAAAGAGGAAGCAGTTTGAAAAGGATATACATGCCTCTTTCAGAATCCTGAATGCAAACCTCCACAGTATTTTCAAAGTGCAGCAGAAGTCAAG GCAAGAGCTTCACTCCATGCACTACCAGATGTTTGAGTCGCTGCATCAGGGGTGGCTGGACGATGTGGAGAGTTCAAGGGAGCAAGAAGATTACCTCGCT CTTATAACTTGGAAGCAGATGAAGATTTTACAGAAAGCTATAGGGGATCACGAAACCATGATTGGAAACGCTAAAGATTTACGTGACACAtttttgaag aaagcCAAGGACTTGCATGAACATGGCAAAACTCTCATTGGTGGCGAAGAAAGTGAAGTGAAGAAACAAATCTCCAAGACGCAGGACAGAGTTATCATGGAAAGT CAAGAGCAGGATGTGTCGGGAGTTGAGACTTACCTTCAGTCCCTGGTCCTTGACAGCTGTGAAGAAACCTTCTGA
- the LOC142840253 gene encoding X-linked lymphocyte-regulated protein 3C-like: MSSGEKTARESAGAHPRLDPNPTWDDTKNPAGREVIDVSGEDGTSSGTEWEEARKKIQNLFEEFEEPNKNFLQGNSERFTAIITDSFETLELKFGDILKIQGQQRQKLYQEYSLQMKVLKRKLSEDAAEVKKHAKKLANIFKEQQKFIHQSLGIQKKRMEEFKDLCEQYLEKLVILRDSREDSLIEELRRLIATLEIKLLMLNRQQENAAGQLSLMDLLFS; the protein is encoded by the exons ATGTCAAGCGGGGAGAAGACAGCCCGTGAGAGTGCTGGCGCACATCCGAGGCTGGATCCGAATCCCACGTGGGATGACACCAAGAACCCAG CAGGAAGAGAAGTCATTGATGTCAGTGGTGAGGACGGTACTTCCTCTGGAACAGAATGGGAAGAGGCCAG GAAGAAAATCCAGAATTTATTTGAAGAATTTGA AGAGCCCAATAAGAACTTTCTTCAGGGCAACAGCGAAAGATTCACAGCGATCATCACGGATTCTTTCGAAACCTTGGAGCTGAAATTTGGGGATATTCTAAAAATCCAGGGCCAGCAAAG GCAGAAACTGTATCAAGAATATTCTCTTCAGATGAAGGTTTTGAAAAGAAAGTTATCCGAGGATGCAGCTGAAGTCAAGAAACATGCAAAAAAACTCGCT AATATCTTCAAGGAGCAGCAAAAATTTATTCATCAGTCTCTGGGTATTCAgaagaagagaatggaagaaTTTAAAGATCTGTGTGAACAGTACTTGGAG AAACTTGTAATACTGAGGGATTCTCGGGAAGATTCCCTCATTGAAGAACTGAGACGTCTAATAGCCACCTTGGAAATAAAACTTCTGATGCTGAAT CGCCAGCAAGAGAATGCTGCTGGTCAACTGTCTCTCATGGATCTGTTATTCTCATAA